The Pelodiscus sinensis isolate JC-2024 chromosome 10, ASM4963464v1, whole genome shotgun sequence genome has a segment encoding these proteins:
- the LOC142830844 gene encoding uncharacterized protein LOC142830844, whose product MSQAASASQLSPAQSPSTQGPARGHRQRTPSWTIAEIVDLIEVLGEFPNVHDLHTMRRNMAIYGCIAATIARKIHRHTQEQVHLKVKELRQTYTRATRGGPAAEAATCPYFSTLDQFLGGGAVHASPGGSELGPEGPDPGAPEGPPPAVLALESTRSSRRPYQLHQLLVQGAPPHPGHAPTPHGLLQTTTTRQGYWDQHLEALRALHRTIQAWMLEDLQLCREQLAQDRALTLNSNLQALLQSMVPRAGPAPAAPPTTVPPPTPAPPPTASSLTSTPSS is encoded by the exons atgagtcaggcagccagtgccagccagctctcccccgcACAGTCCCCCAgtacccaggggccagccaggggccatagacagCGCACACCTTCGTGGACTattgcagagatcgtggacctcattgaggttttgggggagttccccaacgtccatgatctccacactatgcggaggaacatggccatctacgGCTGTATAGCGGCCACCATTGCTAGAAAGATacacaggcacacccaggagcaggtgcacctgaaagtcaaagagctgcggcagacgtacaccagggccaccaggggtggccccgcagcagaggctgccacctgcccctacttctccACCCTTGACCaattcctggggggtggggcggtccatgccagcccaggaggcagcgaactgggaccggagggccctgacccaggtgcaccagaggggccaccaccagctgttctggcaCTGGAGTCGACAAGGTCGTCcaggaggccataccag ctacaccagctgctcgtgcagggcgcaccaccccacccgggacatgctcccacaccccaTGGCCTGCTCCAGACCACCACCACGCGGCAGgggtactgggaccagcacctggaggccctgcgagccctgcaccgcaccatccaggcctggatgctggaggacctgcagctttgccgggagcagcttgctcagGACCGAGCACTGACACTGAACTcgaacctgcaggccctgctgcagagcatggtgccccgtgccggtcctgcgcctgctgcccccccaactactgtccctcctcccactcctgcccccccccccactgcttcctccttaacctccacaccctcctcctga